A region from the Rhodocyclaceae bacterium genome encodes:
- a CDS encoding site-specific recombinase: MGAAGALADDRSAAAAALARFADAGGDPVGALAALIDFVRPRDAREIEGSVARYTAVIELLEIDPARASDVRRHVLRLLSTRRMVEFFADSGILPGTGFFTELGRIVGDRLLPDVPDPDDLRSALRQVFHRRSDWVWFSALPTELSSRFWHLIARETANDEAIARGIVGQVLEALLILAYRMGGIDVDAEFGRLGPEFKDHAACFRGLTGASQRYVDMLRAHLADPGMTPLDSAEVQVLVDQCCAVIDRARRLATARGTSVRLSYMIRRSSQSLRRISDLGYLLDAGVVNEKGDLQRPEVIERWSALVRSALAAESRRCSLRSHVGVGLSMLALRVTENAAKTGEHYIAETRAAYRAMWRAAMGAGALIGVMALLKIFAGKLDLAPIGYALGYSLIYGLGFVIIYMLHLTVATKQPAMTAQTLASYVGELHADGARRAAGLERVVDLFAAVGRTQVAAILGNVSVAFPVALLLSLLFVALSGAPPIDAAKADHLLHDLDITGWALPHAALAGVFLFLSGVLTGYFDNTAGYARLGQRVERLPWLRRLAGPARASKVGAYLEANLGGLLGNFLFGCMLGTAGTIGMILGLPIDIRHIAFSSANLGYALAGSGFALPWQAFAWGLLGVVMIGAVNLLVSFSLALWMAMRARAIAPRVELRGLGRHLGRRLRSAPSTFFTARGLPADLPATSASNRAP, encoded by the coding sequence ATGGGCGCTGCCGGCGCGCTGGCCGACGACCGATCGGCTGCCGCTGCCGCGCTGGCGCGGTTCGCGGATGCTGGCGGGGACCCCGTGGGCGCGCTGGCCGCGTTGATCGATTTCGTGCGGCCGCGCGATGCGCGCGAGATCGAGGGCAGCGTGGCCCGATATACAGCAGTCATCGAGCTGCTCGAGATCGATCCGGCGCGTGCATCCGATGTGCGCCGCCATGTGCTGCGGCTGCTGTCGACGCGCCGGATGGTCGAATTCTTCGCCGACAGCGGCATCCTGCCCGGCACCGGCTTCTTCACCGAGCTCGGACGTATCGTTGGCGACCGCCTGCTTCCTGATGTTCCCGATCCGGACGACCTGCGCAGCGCGTTGCGCCAGGTGTTTCATCGCCGCAGCGACTGGGTATGGTTCTCTGCGCTACCCACCGAATTGTCGAGCCGCTTCTGGCATCTGATCGCGCGCGAGACGGCCAACGACGAGGCGATCGCCCGGGGCATCGTCGGCCAGGTGCTGGAGGCATTGCTGATCCTCGCGTACCGGATGGGCGGTATCGACGTGGACGCGGAGTTCGGCCGGCTGGGGCCGGAGTTCAAGGACCATGCTGCGTGCTTCCGCGGGCTGACCGGCGCCAGCCAGCGCTACGTCGACATGCTGCGCGCGCATCTCGCAGACCCTGGCATGACGCCGCTCGACAGCGCCGAGGTACAGGTGCTGGTCGACCAGTGCTGCGCGGTGATCGACCGCGCGCGCCGCCTGGCAACGGCGCGGGGCACGAGTGTCCGTCTCTCGTACATGATCCGGCGCAGTTCGCAGAGCCTGCGCCGGATCAGCGACCTCGGGTACCTGCTCGATGCCGGCGTGGTGAACGAGAAAGGCGACCTGCAGCGGCCGGAAGTGATCGAACGCTGGAGCGCGCTGGTTCGCTCGGCGCTGGCCGCCGAGAGCCGTCGCTGCAGCCTCCGCAGTCATGTCGGCGTCGGACTTTCCATGCTGGCGCTGCGGGTCACCGAGAATGCGGCAAAGACAGGCGAGCACTACATCGCGGAGACGCGCGCCGCTTACCGTGCGATGTGGCGCGCGGCGATGGGGGCGGGTGCACTGATCGGCGTGATGGCGCTGCTGAAGATCTTCGCCGGCAAGCTCGACCTCGCGCCGATCGGCTACGCGCTCGGCTACAGCCTGATCTACGGCCTCGGCTTCGTCATCATCTACATGCTGCACCTGACGGTGGCCACCAAGCAGCCGGCCATGACCGCGCAGACGCTCGCCAGCTATGTCGGTGAACTGCACGCCGACGGTGCTCGCCGTGCCGCCGGCCTGGAGCGCGTGGTCGACCTGTTCGCGGCGGTCGGCCGTACCCAGGTCGCTGCCATCCTGGGCAACGTGTCCGTGGCCTTCCCGGTCGCGCTGCTCCTGTCGTTGCTGTTCGTCGCGCTTTCCGGGGCCCCGCCGATCGACGCTGCCAAGGCCGACCACCTGCTGCACGACCTCGACATCACCGGCTGGGCGCTGCCCCATGCGGCACTCGCGGGCGTGTTCCTGTTCCTGTCCGGCGTGCTGACCGGCTACTTCGACAACACTGCGGGTTACGCGCGGCTGGGGCAGCGCGTCGAGCGCCTGCCGTGGCTGCGACGCCTGGCCGGCCCGGCGCGTGCGTCGAAGGTCGGCGCCTACCTGGAAGCCAACCTCGGCGGCCTGCTCGGGAATTTCCTGTTCGGTTGCATGCTCGGCACCGCCGGGACGATAGGCATGATCCTGGGGCTGCCGATCGACATCCGGCACATTGCGTTCTCGTCGGCGAACCTCGGTTACGCGCTGGCCGGTTCGGGCTTCGCGCTGCCCTGGCAGGCGTTCGCGTGGGGGCTACTGGGCGTGGTGATGATCGGCGCCGTGAACCTGCTGGTGAGCTTCTCGCTCGCGCTGTGGATGGCGATGCGCGCCCGCGCGATCGCGCCACGGGTCGAGCTGCGCGGGCTCGGGCGGCACCTCGGCCGCCGCCTGCGCTCGGCACCGTCCACGTTCTTCACCGCGCGCGGGTTGCCGGCCGACCTGCCTGCCACCTCGGCCTCGAACCGGGCGCCGTGA
- a CDS encoding mechanosensitive ion channel family protein, translated as MAALTHAFLVLITLLCAVPWSLAAEPSAPMAVVREAPVVVFNRTVAVYRAPFLGTPPDDRARRARQVISELLARGGPGEITTHPEPQGTVIRIDGEFAMILLPEDADRLRGQTLEGASTRAVEALRQVSAETREGHNRSLLLRGLAMALAATVALALLAAGVLRVRRMLGARARALIMNRADKLRIGDAQLLQPGKLIELASASITLTVWLLLLLFSYQWLSFVLERFPYTRPWGEQLQAYLLGVAYSIGTGVLGALPDLLVAVLIFMLARGAIGLALPLFDRASEHGGALGWLDADTVRPTRMLFTVGVWLFAVVMAYPYLPGADSEAFKGMSVLVGLMLTVGGASLVSQGASGLILMYSRTLRVGEYVRVADHEGTVTELGTFTTRIRTGMGEEITMPNALLLTTVTKNYSRSVQGKGYIIDTTLTIGYDTPWREVESMMLEAAKRTPGVLAAPAPRVFQTSLSDFYVEYRLVCQAVPSQPRPRAEVLAALHQHLLDVFNERGVQIMSPHYFSDPQEPKLVPRPVTETGQAAS; from the coding sequence ATGGCCGCACTGACTCACGCGTTTCTGGTTCTGATCACCCTGCTCTGCGCGGTGCCGTGGTCGCTTGCTGCCGAGCCGTCAGCGCCCATGGCTGTCGTTCGCGAAGCGCCGGTGGTCGTGTTCAACCGCACCGTCGCGGTCTATCGCGCGCCCTTCCTCGGCACGCCGCCGGATGACCGCGCCCGCCGCGCCCGGCAGGTCATTTCCGAGTTGCTCGCGCGCGGCGGACCGGGCGAGATCACGACCCATCCCGAACCGCAGGGAACGGTGATACGGATCGATGGCGAGTTCGCGATGATCCTGTTGCCCGAGGATGCCGACCGCCTGCGCGGGCAAACGCTGGAGGGCGCGAGTACGCGCGCAGTCGAAGCGCTGCGGCAAGTCTCCGCCGAGACACGTGAAGGACACAACCGTTCGCTGCTGCTGCGCGGGCTCGCGATGGCACTGGCCGCCACCGTTGCGCTGGCGCTGCTCGCAGCCGGCGTGCTGCGGGTCCGGCGAATGCTGGGCGCCCGCGCCCGTGCGCTGATCATGAATCGCGCGGACAAGCTGCGCATCGGCGATGCACAGTTGCTGCAACCCGGGAAGCTGATCGAACTCGCCAGTGCGTCCATCACGCTCACTGTATGGCTGCTGCTGCTGCTGTTCAGCTATCAGTGGCTGAGCTTCGTGCTTGAACGCTTTCCGTATACGCGGCCGTGGGGCGAGCAATTGCAGGCCTACCTGCTGGGCGTGGCATACAGCATCGGCACCGGGGTACTCGGGGCGCTTCCAGACCTGCTGGTGGCGGTGCTGATCTTCATGCTTGCGCGAGGAGCGATCGGCCTTGCTCTGCCCCTGTTCGACCGCGCCAGCGAGCATGGCGGAGCGCTCGGCTGGCTCGATGCCGATACGGTGCGGCCGACGCGCATGTTGTTCACCGTTGGCGTCTGGCTGTTCGCGGTGGTGATGGCCTATCCCTACCTGCCTGGTGCGGACAGCGAGGCGTTCAAGGGCATGTCGGTGCTGGTCGGGCTGATGCTGACCGTCGGCGGCGCGAGCCTGGTCAGTCAGGGCGCGAGCGGCCTGATCCTCATGTATTCGCGCACGCTTCGGGTAGGGGAGTACGTTCGCGTGGCCGACCATGAAGGCACGGTCACCGAGCTGGGTACGTTCACCACGCGCATACGGACCGGAATGGGCGAGGAGATCACGATGCCCAACGCGCTGCTGCTGACCACCGTCACGAAGAACTATTCGCGCTCGGTGCAGGGCAAGGGCTACATCATCGATACGACCCTCACGATCGGCTACGACACGCCGTGGCGCGAAGTCGAGTCGATGATGCTCGAAGCGGCGAAGCGTACGCCCGGCGTGCTGGCAGCGCCGGCGCCAAGGGTGTTCCAGACATCGCTGTCGGACTTCTACGTCGAGTACCGGCTGGTCTGCCAGGCGGTGCCTTCCCAGCCGCGTCCGCGTGCCGAGGTACTCGCAGCGCTGCACCAGCACCTGCTGGACGTGTTCAACGAGCGTGGTGTACAGATCATGTCCCCGCACTACTTCAGTGACCCGCAGGAACCCAAGCTCGTACCCAGGCCGGTGACGGAGACGGGGCAGGCGGCTTCCTGA
- a CDS encoding Zn-dependent hydrolase: protein MPTAPASALPPVAARFADATRTAMPVAHGLFETIGAATGDGVGMAREPYSANEQTASDLLEAKARELCLEISKDPFGNLYMTLPGADRSTPGWITGSHIDSVPSGGNFDGLAGVVAGLTAVAALRAAGIVPATDITVMGVRAEEASAWYAGAHGGHIGSRSALGILPPAELDSAINTRSGRTLREHMADAGFSPDRVELGRGTLDLARYRGWLELHIEQGPVLERLGLPVGVVTAIRGSARARSCRCTGAYTHSGAVPHEYRSDAVLATVELVHLIEQEATRVRASGGDLTCTVGKLFTDADLHSITKVPGQVDFCLEYRSQERSVLDHMADFARSQATRIAAERRVAFELGSFSPQDPATMDRDFCTALNQGATALGIPVMDIPSGAGHDAQDFVHAGLPAAMIFVRNANGSHNAKEAMDYADFELGTRLLAWMMAQ, encoded by the coding sequence ATGCCGACAGCCCCCGCCAGCGCCCTGCCCCCGGTTGCAGCCCGCTTCGCCGATGCGACCCGCACCGCGATGCCGGTCGCGCACGGGCTGTTCGAAACCATCGGTGCCGCGACTGGCGACGGCGTCGGCATGGCGCGCGAGCCCTACAGCGCGAATGAGCAGACGGCCTCGGACCTGCTCGAGGCGAAGGCCCGCGAGCTTTGCCTCGAGATATCGAAGGATCCGTTCGGCAACCTCTACATGACCCTGCCCGGCGCCGACCGCAGTACACCGGGCTGGATCACCGGCTCGCACATCGACTCTGTGCCCAGCGGCGGCAACTTCGACGGCCTCGCCGGCGTGGTCGCCGGTCTCACGGCGGTGGCGGCGCTGCGCGCGGCCGGTATCGTACCGGCCACCGACATCACGGTGATGGGCGTGCGCGCCGAGGAAGCAAGCGCGTGGTACGCGGGCGCCCACGGCGGCCATATCGGCAGCCGCTCGGCACTGGGTATCCTGCCCCCTGCCGAACTCGATTCGGCCATCAATACCCGCAGCGGCCGCACGCTGCGCGAGCACATGGCCGATGCCGGCTTCTCACCTGATCGCGTGGAACTCGGCCGCGGCACACTCGACCTCGCGCGCTACCGCGGCTGGCTGGAGCTGCACATCGAGCAGGGGCCGGTGCTCGAGCGGCTCGGCCTGCCGGTGGGCGTGGTGACGGCGATCCGCGGCTCCGCCCGGGCGCGCAGCTGCCGCTGCACCGGTGCCTACACCCACTCGGGTGCGGTGCCCCATGAATACCGCAGCGATGCGGTACTGGCCACCGTCGAACTCGTGCACCTGATCGAGCAGGAGGCGACGCGCGTGCGCGCCTCGGGCGGCGACCTCACCTGTACGGTGGGCAAGCTGTTCACCGACGCCGACCTGCATTCGATCACCAAGGTGCCGGGACAGGTCGATTTCTGCCTCGAGTACCGCAGCCAGGAGCGTTCAGTGCTCGACCACATGGCCGACTTCGCGCGCAGCCAGGCCACCCGCATCGCGGCCGAGCGGCGGGTCGCCTTCGAGCTGGGCAGCTTCTCGCCGCAGGACCCGGCCACGATGGACCGGGACTTCTGCACCGCGCTCAACCAGGGCGCAACCGCGCTGGGCATCCCGGTGATGGACATCCCGAGCGGGGCCGGCCACGACGCACAGGACTTCGTGCACGCTGGCCTGCCGGCGGCGATGATCTTCGTGCGCAACGCAAACGGCAGCCACAACGCGAAAGAGGCGATGGACTACGCCGACTTCGAACTGGGCACCCGCCTGCTCGCCTGGATGATGGCGCAGTAG